The nucleotide window ATACTCGAAATGTTGGGTTAGAACGGACCGACCGACCCATCCACAGACCGTCAGACAAGCTCAATTCTATTTATCCACcaacttcgtttgtgggggtataatgattttacagtatgatcTAGCCTATCAGAGGTACCCTAGTTACTAAGTATGTGGTGAACTTGGCCTTTTACTTCATGATAGCTAAAGTCATCTGCTGAGCAAAGACTATCAAATAATTTATCTATGGTGTTTTTGGGGATCGAGGTGAACATCACACCCACACATTTATAGTTCATTGGTGACTTTTCGGTTTTTCATGGTTAAGAAAGACCCCAGCAAGTCCACAGCAGTGAAGTGTATGAAATTTGAAGCCAGCATCCTAAACCAATTGGCTACTAAAGCCTATAaggattttatttacagtttcacTTCTGCAAGTCCAAGAAAACTCAGATAACTGACAGATGAACCATCTTAAACCCAAAGGTCACTGTACGAGTTAGAGTTacataagtcgaaatttcgagttagtataaagtcgaaattttgagtaaCTACCTAGTAGGTCCGGCACAACTTCTTACGCATTTTAACTGAAACTTTGCTTGAATTTGTGACAACTCGGATAAACtaaattgttaattatttttcttttttatcaccTTTTTATTGAAATGATATCCGAAGTTTcatctgaaaaatttaaaactaataATCAATATCAACATCTAGTGCATTGCTTGTGAGCTCGCATAAATTGTTCTCAACGAAGGAAAATTTTCTGCCGGAGTGTCTGTCGCTTTCTCAATTTTGCTCATATGCTGTTGTGACCTTCTGCTTTAGATTGTGGAAACCTTACAGATCCGTTGTACGGAAAAACAGACATGTCAAACGGCACGACATACTTATCAGTGGTCAAGTATAGTTGTAACATCGGATACACATTAAATGGAGATAACGCTACGACATGTACAGCCACAGGAAATTGGAGCGATCATTACGTGAACTGCACAATAAATGGTACTGTTTTTATTCTGTCCTTTTTTTTAGTTTCAAAGAATTAAAACTGATAAGCTTTTTACTATAGGTAGCAGGGATACCGGTAACTGGTTTTCTGTGTGTTCATGTAGCAGGTTTTGGAGAAATGGCTCCCATAAGATTACAAAGCTTTGTTTGAAATACTCATGTTTTTAGTTTTTCAGGGgttgattttttatttgaaaaaaagcaatATAACTGTATTGTTTTACGTATAATCCCATGCACGCTTAAATAATGCATGGGGGAAATGCTCGTTTCTACCTCAAATTTATGTAGCTTTAGCTTTTCGCTTTATAGTCAGGAAAACAATACAGATAAATAAATTTCGTTCTATTGTTAGATTGTTTTCCACCGAAAATTCCTGGAAACGGTAGCGTCAGTATTACGAATGGGACAACATATGAATCTGTTGTAACATTTGCTTGCAATACTGGGTTTGATTTAAAGGGCAAAAACAGTGTCTTTTGCATGGCTAATAGTTCATGGGATGTGCCGTCACCTAGCTGCATTATTAGAGGTTagtttttcaaagtaatttaCAATTATTGTTGCAGAATAAGAATTCTTATTCATACAGTATCAATTAtgtaacatgtaaaatattttcgcAACAGTACCGTACATTATAAAAGTATTATATGTGTTTTAGGATGTAAAATTTCATAACGGTTGTTTATGTTTTCATATGTATATCCTTGCATTTAATTATTTATCAGTTAATATATCCAGTATTATTTATAAGTATCTATAGATCGTGTATCGCTAATGGCATACTGAATGACtgcatgtatatcatatattcaTGTACTTATATTACTGCGTACTAATTCAAACTCAAAATTGAACGATATAGTCCGGTCTTATCTGCAGACTGCGGTGACTTACCGACTCCAGAAAACGGAATGATCACCTATTCCAGAAATCTGACAACGTACGGGTCCAGTGCTACATACACTTGCCAACCTGGGTATAAGGTAAATGGTTCAGATATAAAACAGTGTGAAGCATCAGGAAATTGGAGCGGCAACACCACacattgtgaaataaaaagtaaGAATTCATTTACATTTGCAACTGAAATCcgttgatttttttgtgtgtaatgaATAATTTTCAAGATTATCTTCTCGTTATATAGACATAAAAACCCGTAACAACTTTGTTCTAGTTTGTGCATGAAAATAGATGGAAGATCCGAATCATTGATATATGAACATTAGCTAGGCAGTTCACAAATAATAAAACTTGTAAATAAATTTCTATAAGAATAGACCTTTAAAATGTGCATTCTaattacatatttcttttttttaacttctggGATAACATATGAATAGGCATTATAAATGTGTACAAAATCAGTAAAACTCGGTGGTCAATTAAATTCCTTCATGATTGTCAACATGCTCCTTTGCCCACTGATACAGATTGCGGGAACCTGAGCCATCTACACAATGGAAGAGTTAACATGTCGAATGGCACAACATACCAGTCAGTAGGAAAGTACAAATGTAACACCGGTTACACGTTAAATGGAGACAACAGTACTACATGTACAGAAACAGGACATTGGAAGAATCATAGCGTGGAATGCAAAATAAATGGTAGTCTGTCTCACGGTCCCTTAATTGTATAATCTGTTTTGTTATTTCCCTTTTGATACATTCGAGATTTTAAACCCTTTACTCTCAACGCAAGTCAGAGATACTGAAACAATAAGGCATATTATTAGCATGTCCAAAACCCAAGACTTTCAATAAAGAATGTCGTAGATTGGTGGAATTCTAAATAAAtggtttatatgtattttatttacacatATACTTATAATGAAGccaataatcaatattttgaatCATGTCTGTGTCTTTTAATGCTATACATTCAACacacaaatatatatgtatgttatactGATGTGTGTTAAGATAAAACAGTCGGCTTCTTTTGATTAGATTGTGGTTCTCCAGTCCAGCCTGGTAACGGTAGCGTTGACACACCAAAAGGAACAACTTTCGAGTCTGTTGTAACATTTTCTTGCAACACTGGTTACGATTTGGAAGGCGAAAGACATGCCATTTGTCAAGCTAGTAGTTCTTGGAATATAACATCGCCTACATGCAGTATAAAAGGTATGTGACAAATGTCTTACTAAATTAAACTactcaaatgttaaaatgtaattgCAATTCAATTAAACTTTGCATTTTACCTGATAGATATGTATATCATTATTATCTTTTTGCAGAAACGGAAAATAAATCTCAAAGGGCTTTTTTTAAGTAAATTCGACAATATTTAATGGGTAACATGTAACAGTATTTGTATTTTGCTTACCTTATCTCGTATTTCACAAGACTGTGGAAAACCAAACCAAACAACCAATGGAAAGTACTCGCTAGATGCAAGACAGTTGACGGTTTTCAATCATACTGTAACCTACAAATGCAATTCCGGCTTCGAAACAGCTGATGTCACGTTAATTACATGTAATTCATCTGGAAAATGGAGTAGTCTGCCACCGAAGTGCAATGGTATTTgataatatatcattttgatttaaactttatttaagaaatgaattatagcaaaactgtgttttaaaactatttatgcactgctgcgccctcgtgaaaatatttcgAACGACGTTTAactgcccgagtgtataaaaaAGTGTTCAAATACGGTTTTGTTATAAGTTATTCTGATTcttatatgtcttttattgtaaaatttagatcaaatgaGATAGAtttgtttcttcgcgcatgcatggcaCCAGATGGAAGGTCATCACGCTTCTTTGTTTGTTCACGCCAAAACCGAAAATGGTAACTCGTCTTGCGGAAGAGTTGAATCTAGGTGAAAATATGGTGAAATATTCCGCAAAGCGAATAACCAAATctgtatgtgtgtaaattaagcAAGTCAGACtattgtgcaatgtgacattacGTTTGAAAGTGCTATTTCTAGATACATGGCGCTAAgtgtcacgtcgacgtgacgtcaacataataccgttgtgatgatttaagcactGCTAGTTATGTTATATTAAGTATTGGTTAAGACATACATGACACACATGATACACATGAACAATCAAAGAAATTCCACATTTAACATTGTCCTAGCTTTTGTCCAAGTGTTAGTCTTTTGTAAATCTTCAGTTGAATCACAAATTAAATCTGTGTCTCCagaaatttatataatttgtttgtttttcgtgaatatagaatatctcacctcatagtgagaaaattttcacattttcactcgcgctacgcgctcatgaaaatatttaaaattttctcacatcagtgagatatattccgtattcactcaaaacaaacacaaCAAATATCCTCAATAAAGCCCTTTCATATAGAACTTACTtatttatggatcggataccttacaTGTAAGTAGCGTACATGCTTGCACGTAACATATCAAATTACTTGATGATATATTTGCAGATATTGACGAATGTGATCGATATACAGCAAGGTGCCATAGGCGTGCACAGTGCACGAACACCAATGGGTCATACAAGTGCAAGTGCGATGATGGCTTTGATGATATCTCTAAGAATGGGGAAGTAGGAATTGAATGTCAAGGTAGAATCTTtcgtttgatttgtttatttatgAACTATCTTCCACCTTGTAACACTGCAGGCAATATTTTCACCGGTAAAACACtgttaaattaaaataatgatatatctATTTTCTGTCTTTGCAATATTGCTTTAgccatttttgatatattttatcacCGCAATGTCACCGCAATGTCACGTGCAACGTTCAATGTCATAACGACACAGTATTTCTGTTGGAAACATTAAATAGTCCCAATTGGTGAATATatctctttttcattttaatatgatgGTCCtatagtattttttatttaaaactggaTTAAGGGTTATCATACCTGTTAGAGGGACTACAATACTTTACAATTTTACTTGGGAGCTACATGTACGAGCTACTATGCTATCATATTCTTGTcgtcataaaaataaaaattaaataagataTGTATACCCGTATAGATATCAACGAATGTGCCAACGACAAGACAAACCCCTGTAACAAGAAAGGATCCCAGTGTATTAACTATCCCGGAGGGTTTCTGTGTCTATGTGACGACGGCTGGACTGACAAAAACTGCAGTACAGGTAAACAGTTTCCGGTTAATTGAATATCGTCTGATGTCTGAATCTTGTGTCCCTTTATAAAATACCCGAAGGgccgtattatgttatgacgccggtgtccgtctgttcgAGCCTACATATGCATACTTAAGTGGCTATGGGATCAATagataactgtactttttctttgatgtcattcattcagaaaggcttttatgtggctaattttcttttacgtggctaaaagaacaatagagagaacaaaagggTAACCACATGAATACCCTATGTGGGAGCGTCTATCCgttcgttagcaatttcgtgtccgctctgtaactcttgaaccctttcaaagattttaaagaaatttgacataaatgttcaccacatcaagacaacctGCAGAGCACATGTAAGCCTTgcttcaaggtcagtgtcacattttggggtcaaaggtcatatgaatttatttcgtgtccgctctgtaactcttgaataattttaaagaaacttggcacaaatgttcaacacatcaagacgacgtgcagagtgcatgtttcggatcactcgcttcaaggtcaagtcacacttggtggtcaaaggtcataccttcgggtgtatattgctccgcattgtagtgctcttgttttttttatttctatagatTTGTACGGTTCAtacttttcaaacataaaattaatgtttgtgCTATGTTTGAGgtgtaaacatatattttaaacatgttttaattcgtttgcaataaaatgaaataaaactattgtACTATTGTGCATATCAATAACTTAAAACCGAAACCATACAGTTTCTTGAAATATTAGGTCTGAGTCTGCacactaactaactaactaactaaccaATCAACCAGCCAAGCAACAAACTAAATGAAACTAACTTTGTAACCAAATAAGTAAATACTTGAATTAACTATTAGTAAGTATATATGTAACTGGCTAACTCGCTAGCCACCTAGCTAACTTGCTAACTAACTAAAAATCTATCTAAATAACTAACTAACTttcttacttacttatttacttacttacctTCTGATTTACTTATAGACTTGAAATGTGTAAAGACAGAACCAGTAACATTCTACAATtcaatatacatgtgtattgtattgtatttgtttcaaatgtaacttatttatgtttaaaaaaaaagcattatacACTTCGTATAAACTTGATATACAGCCGTCTCTAGAAACTTATTTAGAGACCTGCGAACTTTTATgattaatatgtatttgtttattttgataagtTTAATGCTATGTATGAAATAGTCTAGGAGCCGCATTTTAAAAGGAGCTTAAAAGGGATTCTTATTCAACCCATCTGGTAGAAATATTCCAATGGTATTTTTGAATAGTATAGACATTCAGGCTTTGAAAAACGGTGGATGCCAGATCTGAAAGTGGTGCAGATTTTTTTAACAGGGGCAATAACTCATGCTTCCAAACTGATTATGAATACTATTGACATTCTATGTtgaaatgtgatttttttgtttatgGGTGTGGTGACAAATATTTGCATGGATATCATTCATTTGATAATGTACAtcatatatacatagacacagacCAGTTtgaggtaaaggtcaaggtcatttcaaggtcaacatataaaaaatagctaaaaattaatatttcttgtCTACCTTTCTTATTTAAACAGATGTTTAGAATTCAATTTGGTTATGAAAGTGAAAGAGGTGTCGGCTAACACATATTCTGTCATTATAAGTtctgtttttattcaaaatattatgaCTTAGAGAAAATTGCCGCTTTTTGCACTTGCATGACGGCCGAGATGAGTTTAACATTGGTAAATTGCTGCTTCGCTGATCATAATAGTTCTTGATATTCAAATAAGACTGTTGTTTTCTAATGGTTTAAGTAATTGTTAGTACAAATATTACTATCaactttatattattatacaatatctCCTTAGTGGACATAATACTGACcgctttaaggtcaatgtcagttaagttgaaacaaaaatacatgtaaattccatattttgtctcaAATGCtctaatattacatatataatgatCATGCTGTACATTGTATTTTGGCAAATATGCCATATGTTATACTCTTAGGGTATATTCATtgattaaaagtaatatttatactCCCGAAAACAAAGTTTTAGAGGGTGTATATTAGAGTCATCATGTCTGTCTGTCGGTTGGTTGATCTGTCTGTCCGGAAGAAAGTGTACAATGTTGTTGAGCAAACGTCGTCCACATTTCTTCAGATACTGGGATGAAATGTAGTCATAATAAAGTGTAGAAGTGCGCACGACACAATTTTTGTGCGTGTCGGTCAACGCATTGCAGAGTTGCGTGCCCTTGGACTCGGCTGGGCAGGATATTAATTATGTCAGTGATAGCGATGCTCTAGCTTTAACTGGGagtatcaaaattttgaaaattatcattGATCACACAAATTGATTCAATGTATTGTCCAATATGGCAGACATAATGGACATTGTTTCGgtcatttttttaatgaatataaagttttatttcaaattactgaATAACACTGTTGTACAGATTTAATAGTGCAGACAATCCCCTTATTCATCTTCTTTTTAGAACTTGTTTTCAGTTTGGTCAGAAGGTTCTTGCAGAATCGAAAAATACTATTTGTTCATGTATTTGTTGAATATTTGTCCATTTATTTGTCTAAATAAAAAAACAGCAAACTTTCAAATGTGGTTGGGGGTTAAACGACTATTCTCCATATAGCCTATAACCTACAATAGAATACCTTTGCCCATCGCAGTACCCAAAACTCCCTTGTAAGGCTATATAAATTCAATCACCAGCTAGTCTATGTAATCATAATCTTCTCACTCCCACCAGAAATTTGACCTTCCTTATTCCCCAGTCTCGAATTCATTTTTCCACGGATAGTTAAGTAGTTAAGTACTGGAATAGTCTACCCTACATGGTCAAATCTAGCCCAACCCTCAAGGCTTTCAAACAGGGGCTTAGATTGCACTTAAGAATAGAACTGACACTGTTTTACTAACCCGCGCCTCCTTATTATATTCgttatcaaaatttaatgctaGGGAGTATAATGTAGATGTAGATGGTTTCCGTAGGAGGGCAAATAATGGCAACCACCGCCCGGTCCTTGGGCGCATCGTATAAGGCTAAATAAGTCTGAACGCTTGGAGTCAATGCAACTCTTGACACCAGCAGATGTGGAGGTTTTAGTTCCATGTGCTATTTTAGATcgaaatatataacatatggaaCCAAAATCATTTTTCCTGTTAGGTGCCATATAACTTATAATGTGTTTGTGTGCCTTAAAACCCTAACAATCAAATTAATCTAGTACATGTTATgctgtaaaatattaatgaatcTAAGTATAAAATATAATTCCCAGACCCTATGGAATTTCAAGAACAACCACTGTTACTAGCTATACAGGGCAGTATTTTTTATGGAAACATCCATCCACGGCCCTATAGGGTACTCATCACCCCATAATTCAGCCATCCCAGGCCCTACGATGTACTCATCACTGCCAAGTACAGGCACATCAGGCCTTAAGGGGTTCTCGCCATCTCTGAGTGCAGACACACCAGGTCCCATGAGGTAATGATATTACCTCTATTTACAGCCATTCCATGTCCTGTTGTGTATTCATCACTGTAATGTACAGGCATTCGAGGCCCTACGGTGTATTCACCACCATGGACAATAGTCAATCCAGACAGACATTAATGGGGACACATCGACACTGAGAACATCCATACTAGATCATACTGGATACTAACTACCACAGAGTACATCCATCCATTAATGCCATATGCGATACTCACTACAACTACAGCTATATCAGGCACTTAGACGTTCTCACCATTTCTGGGTACAGCCATACCAGATCCTATGGGGCATTCATTACCACCAAGTACAGCCATCCAAGGCCCTATAGGGTATACATCACTGCAAAGTACAAACATTCGAGGCTGTATGGGTACTTACTACCACAGAGTACAGCTACCCAATGCCCTATAAGGCACCCTCCACTACATAATACAGCCATCCAAGGCTCTATGGGATACTCACCATTTCCCTAATATTCCTAGTTTAATATGGGTATGTAACACAATTGTATACAACTGTTGACATGAGAATGTTTAAACCAAACATACATTATTTGGCATATATCATTGCGTGTTCTACTTATGTTGCCACATACTCATTACTCCACTTTAAGCAGTTGCAAATAAAGACTATTTGTATCCAAAAGGTTGATAAAATCACATTTATACAAAACTGTATCAACCATATATTAACCAGCTTCCCTCCATATGTCTGGTTTTGCAACTCAAATCACAACACTTCAATGGGTGCGATACtacctattgaaatatagaagtcGTATATCATCAGATGTTTCCCAGTGGAAACATTATGTTATCAAAAAGGAAGAAGAAATACAACTCTGAACTTTACAATTGGTTTCAGGTGTGTGGGGTTCGAAAATATTGCTGTAACAAAACATTACAGAGCTTGTGATTCCGACATTCAGCCCTAATTTGAATGTCTATGTATTTGCTATTCATCAATAGAAATCATCTTCTTTGATAGAGAAATAACACCCATCTATCCAGTTTCTAGACAAAAGTGGAAATTCAAATTCTAAGGAGTTGTTGTACTATGACCTTGACGTTTGAATGGTCAGCATTGCACGAAAATGCTATGTAAGCACTACTAGATATAAATATTTGTGTAACAATCTTGttaaacaatatgaaataaacGTTAAACATATTCCAACATGAAATGATAAGTGGAAACAAAATTATGGCTGCCTAATTGAAAAATGCGCTGTATCATTTTGTGAAATTGAtgatgtatttcaaatttttaataagCCTAGTCGAAGATATTACTTTATTGAATGAATATATGCCGAGATTATATCCTATGACATATGGGCCAAAATACAATGTACAGTATATTCATTATAATATGAACATTtgatacaaaatatgaaatttagagGTATTTTTGTTTGAACTTAATTGACCCTGACCTTAAAGCGGTCAGTATTTTGTCCACTAAGGAGacattgtacatgtgtataataatataaagttGATAGAAATATTTATACTAACAATTCCTTAAACCATTAGAAAACAATCAGTCATATTTTAGTATCAAGAATTATCATGATCAGCAAAGCAGCAATTTACCAATGTCAAACTCATCTCGGGCATTATGCAAGTGCGTAAAGCGGCAATTTTCTCTAAGtcataatattttgaataaaaacagaACTTATAATGACAGAATATGTGTTAGCCGACCCCTCTTTTACTTTAATAACCAAATTGAATTCAAAACATCTGATTTAATAAGAACGGTAGAcaagaaatattaacttttagcttttatatattttgaccttgaaatgaccttgaccttgacctcaaaccTGTCTGTTTTGTATTTCTATTCGATGTACATTATCAAATGAATGACATCCATGCAAATATTTGTCACTACACCcataaacaaaaaaatcacatttcaACATAGAATGTCAATAGCCTTCATATATCAGTTTGGATGCATGAGTTATTGCCCCTGTTAAAGAAAATCTGCACTACTTTCAGATCTGGCATCCACCTTTTTTCGAAGCCTGAATGTCTGTATTATTCAAAAGTACCACTGGAAATTTTCTACCAGATGGGTTGAATAAGAATCCATTTTGAGGTCTCTGCTCCTAGACTCAAGATGTTTTCATTATACTAGTGCAAATTAATGACTTATAAGA belongs to Mercenaria mercenaria strain notata unplaced genomic scaffold, MADL_Memer_1 contig_757, whole genome shotgun sequence and includes:
- the LOC128554800 gene encoding sushi, von Willebrand factor type A, EGF and pentraxin domain-containing protein 1-like codes for the protein MANSSWDVPSPSCIIRDCGDLPTPENGMITYSRNLTTYGSSATYTCQPGYKVNGSDIKQCEASGNWSGNTTHCEIKNCGNLSHLHNGRVNMSNGTTYQSVGKYKCNTGYTLNGDNSTTCTETGHWKNHSVECKINDCGSPVQPGNGSVDTPKGTTFESVVTFSCNTGYDLEGERHAICQASSSWNITSPTCSIKDCGKPNQTTNGKYSLDARQLTVFNHTVTYKCNSGFETADVTLITCNSSGKWSSLPPKCNDIDECDRYTARCHRRAQCTNTNGSYKCKCDDGFDDISKNGEVGIECQDINECANDKTNPCNKKGSQCINYPGGFLCLCDDGWTDKNCSTDINECLDNTTCGVLASCENYDGGYNCTCDPKFPKGDPKIHCYENVIIHLETVVTRFRGEDQLIDAKPIHNRFPYFGVEYNSYRVFSSELPEYT